TAGCAAATACATTAAGTCCCTACGAAGAGAAGAAACTCAAAAAcagaacacaaaaaaatatcaaaagaagGTCATTGTGTAGTTGTAGAATTGCTTCTAATTAATGGTGATAAAAAGAACTTCTCTTATGATCTTTCTTGGACTTCACGAATCCTAACCCTAATCTCTCTCTCCACCAACCACTGGACCCCTTTGATTTGCTTCTCGGTGAATCACTATCTTCTTCGCTGAGTTCCTCCCTCAAAGTTGACATTCTCTTCGTCGTGttgacttcttccttgagaGGTAAGATCATGCCATCAAAGAAGATTTCATCTGCTGTGGTCATGGAGAAGTTGTTGACACCGAACTCAAAATCATCTGACGACACTGGTGCCTCCTTGTACTTGACCATGTCGTTCTTAGTAGCTGCGAAACCGCTGGAAAACGAGATTCTTGGCTCTGCATATGCACCGTACTGGTGATGTTGCTTCATGTTGGAGCACTCCATTTTTATCTTCACTCTTTATTGATCTATCTTTGTTTGGTGTTCTACTGTATTTGTTGCAATCTCTATTAGTACATTTGCCTGTATTTATATGATACATGTTAGATTCATGTACgtccttttttataaaaaaaaaaagggaaagatAATACTTTATAATTGTCTATGATGTCACACATACACAAAGGGACGGAAGTGTTGTCTTTTGGAGGCTAGAGATCTAAGATTAGATTCTTAATTGATTTAAGTTATCttcaataataacttaaatccaTTTTAGGGGTCAAGTTAATGGATTAATATTAATAGTCTCTTGATACATAAGAAGAGACATTTATGATAACGAAAAACAATACTACTTCTAGTTAATAGCTGGAAGATTAAACCCTAGATTAACGTAAAGGGATGTTTTAAGCACATGAGCGTTTTAATTTCATGCACATGCATTTTCAGGAAAAGATTATCATGCAACTTCTAAGAAATTTCCCAATCTCAGTTGTTTTGTGATTCGAATAGAAATGGGGATAAAATGGTACTTAATACTTTGATGGCTATCCAAAGTCTCTAAAGGTCACacatatattatttgtttaaagcgtttaaattatttataacttataagttAAATCAGATAAACTGGAGTCTGAGTGATTAACAGTTGTATAATATGGGTAGATAGACACACCTCAAAAGACCCATGTGATAATGATAGCTGTTTATCGGCTAATGCACACAGTAATTACTAATCTGAGTTCCCACGCAACTGGGTTTCCGACACATTAACAGTaattacacacacacacacacacacgttgCTACTATCAATCCTCATTCCAACAACCAAGAAAACTCATTcttgaattacaaaaaaaacaaacaaaaatacacTATGATAACCGTACATTTCTTGTTGTAGTCACTTATCAAGTTTATTCATTATCTCAGTTAATTATGACCTCCTATAACTCTTAAAATTGTGAATGTAATAGATAGCTATGAAGTAAAAGCCTATAGTAAAAGATAGCTATGGATTAGTAACTCTATCCTATATGCCGTCTGCTTGTGcataaattaatgtatatatgagAGTGTGCCTCTCCCATGGTCTCCCATATAGTGAACACAAGTTGTCTCTTGCAGTTGCAGTTCACAAAATTTTGAGAAACTTTTGTCTTCTTGTGATGATTAAATTAAGCATCAAAGGCATTATTATAACGTAACAAAAACAGAGGCTCGACGTACAAGGTCGGATCTTGGATTTCACTTGTTCTTGTGtgatatttgaaataaataatatgaaaagaAGAAGGTTCGATGAACTTCGTGCTGCTTTCGACTTCCAAACCCAATAGATTTTTTAGCTAGATAATGTCGGTGTTTTCTTCTGACGAAGCAAGCGATGATTCGAACTCGGATGGGTCATGCATGGCTGGATGGGTAGAGAACATATCCGTAAACATCCAGCTCAATTTTGAggaaaattaatatttgtttaaaatgGAGAATTTGAATGTAGAATTATCGATCTTTTTATACGGCTCGTACTTGAAATCTTAGTACATTTGGGAACATCGATAATGTAAATGGAATTTCAATGTTTAGAATTGTGCAATAATTCTATGAAATCTCTAGATATCTTTTGGTCTGGTCGTTCTGGCTGTATGATTGAAGCTCGTTttgataagtgattttttgGACTTCTTGAGGACGATGTTAATAAGGTGATTGAGTTTGAATTTATGTTCagagattttaatatatatatatgtatagtaTTGAAGAGTTGCTGCTTAATTTGGTACTATATTAAtcgattttttatataaaaggcATTGTAGATACCATATGGGCATGGCTAATTTGAATATTAATATTGCATCATTGTGAGTACCCttcaaatttttgataaaaCGAAACTCCAAAAAAAATCAAGCGTATTAGCAAAGTAGGTGAATGTAGAGCTTTAAAGCACATCAACCCTCATCATACATATCCTTAGTATATTTtagcttcttttattttttgttaaagactatttaaaatttactttcATTTGATTGGATCCCAACGGAACTAATTTGTAACTTATAGTatcgtttttctttctttccaaaGAGCATATATAGAATTTGATCATGTCAACTGGAAATTATCGAAAAATATTGTATCATATCTTTTATTATATACCCTTTTTCGACTttgtaatataataataattcgAATGTTAGAGACACTGAGACAGTCTAATGCATTTTCATGTGCTCTCTATAAATATCGTAGAATTAAGATAATAACTAGCGCCTGTAGCTCAGTGGATAGAGCGTCTGTTTCCTAAGCTGAAAGTCGAAGGTTCGACCCCTTCCTGGCGCGTTtattttagtttccttttttttttttttttttgtgcaacctttttagtttccttttcttttttcattaattcgatGAAGTGaaaaagatatttattttttctttttaatgaatcTTGAATAGTGTATTGACTTGCCGGATCTGTGTCATTCGCCGCCGGCTTAGAGAGTTATGAAGGTCTTCCATCTCGACCGTGAGAACACTCTATCTGTGTCTCTCTTCTCCGATGTCACCAACTCCAAGTatgccctctctctctctctctctctctctctctctctctctctctctctctctctctctctctctctctctctctctctctctctctctctctctctctctctctctctctctgtaaatTACAAACATTTTGGGagttttattgttgttgttcAGGGAGCTCTTGAATTCAATGCTAGAAGGAAGTCTGAAGCTGGAGGTCTCATTTCTCAATGCATTACTCGTAAAGTTCcttcttttcatttcttttttctttcattgtACGTTTTACTTTTCTTGATCGTATTAACGGGTTTGTGTTTTTACTATCAGATACCAGACGTTTTCCCTCTCTTAGCTGCTGCTCAGAAAGCACTCGTCTCCAAATCACGCGATTCGTTATCAACCCGAACTCTTCATTCTGAGCTTGTCTATAACTACTCTGGATCTAAACATGTAAGCTAACAAAACGTTGCTGGGTCTAGTTCAGCTGTTCTAGCCTCCTTAGTCATTGTTGGTCTACTATAACAGATAGTTGTGTTGTTGAGAGTCTCTCATTAATCGAGTTTCTTTGGTTTGGTGAATTACTGAAttatatgtaataataaacataggTTACAGATAACTTCTctaatgttgttgttgttgttcattTATTCCTCCCAACTAGATTACGGAATCA
The Brassica napus cultivar Da-Ae chromosome A1, Da-Ae, whole genome shotgun sequence DNA segment above includes these coding regions:
- the LOC111201836 gene encoding uncharacterized protein LOC111201836 gives rise to the protein MECSNMKQHHQYGAYAEPRISFSSGFAATKNDMVKYKEAPVSSDDFEFGVNNFSMTTADEIFFDGMILPLKEEVNTTKRMSTLREELSEEDSDSPRSKSKGSSGWWRERLGLGFVKSKKDHKRSSFYHH
- the LOC106356459 gene encoding EKC/KEOPS complex subunit Tprkb, encoding MKVFHLDRENTLSVSLFSDVTNSKELLNSMLEGSLKLEVSFLNALLIPDVFPLLAAAQKALVSKSRDSLSTRTLHSELVYNYSGSKHITESLKRCGISESSTYILAARFNASPLEMEEVAKLIKGKEIDLEELKTHANQAHILKHYKITSQELGISSLEDAIVCRIAARDAL